From a single Lolium rigidum isolate FL_2022 chromosome 7, APGP_CSIRO_Lrig_0.1, whole genome shotgun sequence genomic region:
- the LOC124669558 gene encoding ERI1 exoribonuclease 2-like, whose protein sequence is MASILPARGGATPSGNQAFDYFLVVDFEATCEKDKRIYPQEIIEFPSVLVNGATGRIESAFRRYVRPKYHPVLTEFCGDLTGIRQEDVDGGVDLRDALLLHDSWLKAATGARKCIRLAVVTWGDWDCRTMLESECLFKGIAKPTYFDRWINLRIPFAAALGTGGRTTLQEAVRAAGLEWEGRLHCGLDDARNTARLLVELMRRGAKIEITGSLAPPPIQEHEQQQQHKPHVSPRWITSSPIHHQKPHISPCGGALGACFCYCGVASRGGVVAAPGPMQGKCFLGCGNWTPAMGAFCPYFVWSN, encoded by the coding sequence ATGGCATCGATCTTGCCGGCGCGCGGGGGCGCAACGCCGTCGGGGAATCAAGCTTTCGACTACTTCTTGGTGGTGGACTTCGAGGCGACCTGCGAGAAAGACAAGCGGATCTACCCGCAAGAGATCATCGAGTTCCCCTCGGTCCTCGTCAATGGCGCCACCGGCCGCATCGAGTCCGCCTTCCGCAGATACGTCCGTCCCAAGTACCACCCCGTGCTGACGGAGTTTTGCGGGGACCTCACCGGCATCCGCCAGGAGGACGTCGACGGGGGCGTGGACCTCCGGGACGCGCTCTTGCTGCACGACTCCTGGCTCAAGGCGGCGACGGGGGCCAGGAAATGCATCCGCTTGGCCGTCGTCACCTGGGGCGACTGGGACTGCCGCACTATGCTGGAATCCGAGTGCCTCTTCAAGGGGATCGCCAAGCCGACCTACTTCGATCGCTGGATCAACCTCAGGATCCCATTCGCGGCGGCGCTCGGCACCGGAGGGCGGACCACTCTGCAGGAGGCGGTCCGGGCGGCGGGGCTCGAGTGGGAGGGCCGCCTGCACTGCGGGCTCGACGACGCGCGCAACACCGCGCGCCTTCTCGTCGAGCTCATGCGGCGCGGTGCCAAGATCGAGATCACCGGCTCGCTGGCACCGCCGCCGATCCAAGAGCacgagcagcaacaacaacataaACCTCACGTAAGCCCGCGCTGGATTACCAGCTCGCCGATCCATCATCAGAAGCCTCACATAAGTCCGTGCGGTGGCGCCTTGGGGGCGTGCTTCTGCTACTGTGGAGTGGCAAGCAGAGGAGGCGTTGTAGCTGCGCCAGGGCCAATGCAGGGGAAGTGCTTCTTGGGGTGTGGCAACTGGACGCCGGCCATGGGAGCCTTCTGCCCCTACTTCGTCTGGAGCAACTGA
- the LOC124672543 gene encoding disease resistance protein RGA2-like has protein sequence MLPAATRSIEGLLAGGAHVAADELQRLRRKLDDAPSLAADAEAREGSDASARDWLRALREVLYELGDADADFRRAAAQPQQGRKSFRHWFTLQLNVNGIRYKTLRTSIISLNMKLDGILNKGSELGLLSDSHETLNEISEFSGQVVPDDHAVGDIDSEKNKLIDRLTDRQSANGVVAILGASGMGKTTLAWKIHDDHRTRNAFSMIVWVNVFSDSDDIGLLSAIVTAAGGNPRGEKDRMKLEAILAAMLIGKRFLLVLDGLCGHHIFEHSLDAHWHVFGHGNRILITTQDESVVTKVKPAYIHQVKELTFQDCWSLLCRSAHLDESLHGNNLRNIGIMIIQKCNKIPMAIKIVGAVLRTKEQTKVAWQRVYESKGWSLRDLLDPLTGAIYLGYHDLPARLKQCLIYLSLFPEGSVIRQQFVGQLWVSEGFIEEQDSCNAEKTADEYYRELVSRKLMQPEIGNHDITRCTMHKQIRSFLQFFSKDEIFSGNLKPNINGTSIEGLRHVWLRSNEPATNLEEIVALSSLKTVILYKNPVGNHGLHKLFQGVKYLQVLDLGDTEIKYIPSTLEFLVHLRLLNLSLTRITELPESIECLKNLQFLGLRYCNWLHTLPKGIGKLQNLRSLDLRGTSLHQVLPTLENLKLLSTLHGFIVNCMPNREDDPSGWPLEDLNSLNALRSLQILKMERVSDGLRMQKAMLENKSHLKELELCCTTDDRQAEVWEEDARTLKETFDCFSPPQCLNSLKMVSYYAKLCPDWLPHLSNLQRLVITDCKFCEHLPDLGQLAQLKFLTITGFSKLLTIEQEPTSVKPSFPKLEQLYLKDMQILESWTGFESGDMPSLVKFRLESCPKLRCLPSGIKYSKVLTSMHIYHADSLEAIEDLTVLKELVLQACDELMEISNLQLLEALIIIGCSRLEDVNGIHYLRHVRIEDRELRRSPEWLRSHASVLQTFTIVGTKELLERLLPNGEDCGIIRDINKVYANLPDESPFFTYTKDTADFHVDQRIMEHDRPSVAIADEIALADLTTALGNSVEMTSRIGVPRVRVIRISTFKRVIRRYLVLYLVMVLIVMQVLSYWLQNKTTREIWLIQTLFIFFATVLLLFLVFLD, from the exons ATGCTGCCGGCCGCCACCCGCTCGATCGAGGGGCTGCTCGCGGGCGGCGCGCACGTCGCGGCGGACGAGCTGCAGCGGCTCCGGCGGAAGCTCGACGACGCGCCGAGTCTGGCTGCTGACGCCGAGGCGAGGGAGGGCAGCGACGCCAGCGCCAGGGATTGGCTGCGGGCGCTCCGGGAAGTCCTGTACGAGCTCGGCGACGCCGACGCAGACTTCCGCCGCGCAGCTGCTCAGCCGCAGCAAGGCCGAAAATCG TTTCGCCACTGGTTCACGTTACAGCTGAATGTCAATGGCATCCGTTACAAGACTTTGAGGACCAGCATCATCAGCCTGAATATGAAACTGGATGGTATTTTGAATAAGGGTTCCGAACTCGGGCTTCTATCAGATAGTCATGAAACCCTGAATGAAATTTCTGAATTCTCTGGACAAGTGGTTCCTGATGATCATGCAGTTGGCGACATTGATAGTGAAAAGAATAAACTGATTGACAGGCTCACAGACAGGCAAAGTGCTAACGGTGTTGTCGCCATCCTCGGGGCTAGTGGAATGGGCAAAACTACTTTGGCATGGAAAATACATGATGATCACCGCACAAGAAATGCTTTTAGTATGATTGTGTGGGTTAATGTCTTCAGTGACTCTGATGATATTGGGTTACTGTCTGCAATTGTAACAGCTGCCGGTGGGAATCCCAGAGGAGAAAAAGACAGGATGAAGCTTGAGGCCATCTTGGCTGCTATGCTTATAGGTAAGAGATTCTTACTGGTGCTTGATGGCCTGTGTGGTCATCATATTTTTGAGCATTCCCTTGATGCTCACTGGCATGTTTTCGGTCACGGAAACCGGATTTTGATCACCACTCAGGATGAAAGTGTTGTGACAAAAGTGAAGCCTGCCTACATCCACCAGGTCAAGGAATTGACATTTCAGGATTGTTGGTCCTTACTTTGCCGTAGTGCACATCTCGACGAGAGCCTTCATGGGAACAATTTAAGGAATATAGGAATAATGATTATCCAAAAGTGTAACAAGATTCCAATGGCTATTAAGATCGTAGGCGCTGTCCTAAGAACGAAGGAGCAAACCAAAGTGGCCTGGCAGAGAGTGTATGAAAGCAAAGGGTGGTCTTTGAGGGACCTTCTAGATCCTTTAACTGGGGCCATTTATTTGGGCTACCATGATTTACCGGCACGTCTGAAGCAATGCCTAATTTATTTATCACTGTTCCCTGAAGGCTCTGTCATTAGGCAGCAGTTTGTTGGTCAACTGTGGGTTTCAGAGGGATTCATTGAGGAACAAGATAGCTGCAATGCTGAAAAGACTGCAGATGAGTATTACAGGGAGTTGGTATCAAGAAAACTTATGCAACCTGAAATTGGAAACCATGACATAACAAGATGCACTATGCATAAACAGATCAGATCATTTTTACAGTTCTTTTCGAAAGATGAAATATTCTCTGGCAACCTGAAGCCTAATATCAATGGGACTTCCATTGAAGGGCTGCGTCATGTGTGGCTTAGAAGCAATGAGCCAGCTACAAACTTGGAAGAAATAGTAGCTCTATCTAGCTTGAAGACAGTTATTCTGTACAAGAACCCAGTGGGCAATCATGGCTTACATAAGCTGTTCCAGGGAGTCAAATATTTGCAAGTGTTGGACCTAGGTGATACTGAAATTAAGTACATTCCGTCCACACTGGAATTTCTAGTTCACCTTAGGCTCCTTAATCTTTCACTGACCCGAATTACAGAGCTTCCAGAGTCAATTGAGTGTCTCAAAAATTTACAGTTCTTGGGTCTTCGGTACTGCAATTGGCTGCACACTCTTCCAAAAGGAATTGGCAAGCTGCAGAATTTGAGAAGTCTTGACCTTCGAGGGACTAGCTTACATCAAGTCCTACCTACTTTGGAAAATCTGAAGCTGCTCTCCACGCTACATGGTTTCATTGTAAATTGTATGCCCAATCGCGAGGATGATCCAAGTGGATGGCCTTTGGAAGACCTAAACTCTCTAAATGCATTGAGAAGTCTGCAGATACTGAAGATGGAAAGAGTCTCAGATGGTTTGAGGATGCAGAAAGCGATGCTGGAGAACAAGTCTCATCTGAAGGAGCTTGAACTATGTTGTACCACTGATGATAGACAAGCTGAAGTATGGGAGGAGGATGCTAGAACACTAAAAGAAACATTTGATTGCTTTTCTCCTCCACAATGTTTGAATTCCCTTAAAATGGTGAGCTACTATGCGAAACTTTGCCCTGATTGGTTACCTCATCTCTCAAACCTACAGAGGCTTGTTATTACCGATTGCAAATTCTGTGAGCATCTGCCGGACCTTGGCCAGCTAGCTCAACTAAAGTTCCTTACCATAACCGGTTTTTCCAAATTACTTACCATTGAGCAAGAACCAACAAGTGTCAAGCCGTCATTTCCTAAACTAGAGCAGTTGTACCTTAAAGATATGCAGATTCTTGAATCATGGACAGGATTTGAATCTGGTGATATGCCATCCCTTGTGAAATTTCGTCTGGAGAGTTGTCCCAAGTTAAGGTGCCTCCCCTCTGGCATCAAGTACTCCAAAGTACTGACAAGCATGCATATATACCATGCTGATAGTTTGGAAGCCATTGAAGACTTGACTGTGCTCAAAGAATTAGTTCTCCAGGCCTGCGATGAACTTATGGAAATCTCAAATCTCCAATTACTGGAAGCTCTAATTATCATCGGTTGCTCTAGATTGGAGGATGTGAATGGAATTCACTATCTAAGGCATGTCCGCATTGAAGATAGAGAATTAAGAAGATCTCCAGAATGGTTGAGAAGTCATGCCTCAGTGCTGCAAACTTTCACTATTGTTGGCACAAAGGAGCTACTTGAAAGACTACTCCCTAATGGAGAAGACTGTGGAATCATCCGTGACATCAATAAAGTTTATGCAAACTTACCTGATGAATCTCCATTCTTCACTTATACAAAGGATACTGCTGATTTCCATGTTGATCAAAGAATCATGGAACATGACAGGCCATCTGTTGCAATAGCAGATGAAATTGCGCTGGCAGATCTGACTACTGCACTTGGTAATTCTGTTGAAATGACCTCTCGAATTGGTGTGCCTAGAGTACGTGTCATCCGAATATCCACATTCAAGAGGGTAATAAGACGATACCTTGTTCTCTACCTTGTGATGGTTCTGATTGTTATGCAGGTGCTTTCCTATTGGCTGCAGAATAAGACTACCAGAGAGATTTGGCTCATCCAGACCCTCTTCATCTTCTTTGCAACAGtcctcttgttgtttcttgtattTCTCGACTGA
- the LOC124670728 gene encoding putative disease resistance protein RGA3, with product MIETILAGFAKDVVKSLGNLAINEVSKVLCVRNEINKLKGRLEFITTIIMDAEQTVVQQAATRNWLKRLREIIYEAENIIDRCRIEADRHQTSQPQECNPSSVFQYCRDVAIDCNIANDIRGLNQKLENVISESTMLHINPVVEDPVRSYLDVGPDLEPDIVGKEVENDCNSLIQLLQREYTTTSCPLFAVIGTIGVGKTTLARKVYHRATAMFETRLWVHVSKDLTHLTMWSNGRYTRADTAEQQALLRTCLEGKKFLLVIDDVWGENVWDGLLEIQAQHGAPGSRVLITTRDERVARRMGAIHHYRVKSLSEDDGWWLLRTRAFPNESTGNMQDVGRRIVRKCNGLPMAIRRMGCYLRGVDPREDDWERVYLSDFCGISRRIRSTINMSYMELSYRLKRCFLYCALYPEGFVIEQQCITRQWIAEGFIVTLQNSTQPQSTTVEEEAEKCYDELLARGLLLPENDSSAAVRSKMPHLFRSFALLQSQDENFSGNPQDIGDVFKPCRLSITNASAEAIRYGIKKLKSLRTILLFESPLSDNDIFQKFTHLRVLDLGNTQIECVTSSLGRMTHLRYLSFANTQVREIPGTIENMRMLQFLILKNCTHLDSLPQSVGRLINLRSLDISGAGLKRVPFRFSKMRELNCLQGFLPRSAGAENRSGWEFKELSSLTKLTSLQILKLERTLNVEDARQSALEGKCHLKVLELCCSTNDQTMDISRDENTKNVFEGLKPGPSIVSVKLVNYNGHGFPSWLSPFALPLLQRLTLDGCLYCQFFPSLGQMENLKFLAITGSNLSSTIGPEFRGTPDNGVAFPKLEQLLMSRMSNLESWWGLEEGDMPSLINLRLDGCSKLDSLPYWLEHCTSLTSLQIDHADNLEEIMNLPALKQLRVQRNPLLTRISNLERLEDLHVLHCLRLEVVQGVPSLRNVHSDERNLTELPHWLRPQEPFMLRRLEIVGTEELLDRCSSASGPYWSVIQNADHVYANLPDGSFYFSFNKSTSYFHRSARSLAQSLLYISPSFIMPAVPQADDVILMGEPESRNMQIGQSTSPSWVRTQLFTVLLFVVTILMYLILLAHNSSSTFISLWTF from the exons ATGATCGAGACAATTCTAGCTGGTTTCGCCAAAGATGTTGTCAAGTCACTCGGCAACTTAGCCATTAATGAAGTTTCTAAAGTACTCTGTGTAAGGAATGAGATCAACAAACTTAAGGGTAGACTTGAGTTTATCACGACGATCATCATGGATGCAGAGCAGACTGTCGTACAACAGGCAGCCACTAGGAATTGGCTGAAGAGACTCAGAGAAATTATTTATGAGGCAGAAAACATAATTGACCGCTGCAGGATTGAAGCAGATAGACACCAAACATCACAACCACAG GAGTGCAATCCTTCGTCGGTTTTCCAGTACTGCAGAGATGTTGCAATTGACTGCAACATTGCAAATGATATACGTGGACTAAATCAGAAACTGGAGaacgttatatcagagagtacaatGCTCCATATTAATCCAGTGGTAGAGGATCCAGTCAGATCATATCTTGATGTTGGTCCAGATCTTGAGCCTGATATTGTAGGCAAAGAGGTGGAGAATGACTGCAACAGTCTCATCCAGCTCCTACAAAGAGAATATACTACTACTAGCTGTCCTTTGTTTGCTGTAATAGGAACGATTGGAGTCGGCAAGACTACTCTTGCTCGAAAGGTATAccatagggcaacagccatgtttGAGACCAGATTATGGGTACATGTCTCAAAAGACTTGACGCACCTGACAATGTGGTCAAATGGGAGGTATACGAGAGCAGATACTGCAGAACAACAAGCACTTTTACGTACATGTTTAGAAGGTAAGAAATTCCTGCTGGTCATTGATGATGTGTGGGGAGAGAATGTTTGGGATGGGCTGTTAGAGATACAAGCACAACATGGCGCCCCTGGCAGCAGAGTCCTTATAACAACCCGAGATGAGCGTGTTGCAAGGAGGATGGGGGCCATCCATCATTACCGTGTGAAGAGCTTGAGTGAGGATGATGGTTGGTGGTTGCTTCGTACAAGGGCTTTCCCCAATGAGAGCACTGGGAACATGCAGGATGTTGGAAGACGAATCGTCCGAAAGTGCAATGGCCTTCCAATGGCAATACGGAGAATGGGATGCTATCTACGAGGCGTTGACCCAAGGGAAGATGATTGGGAGAGAGTCTACTTGAGCGATTTCTGTGGCATTTCTAGGAGGATACGGAGTACTATTAATATGAGCTACATGGAGTTGTCATATCGCCTGAAGAGGTGTTTTTTATATTGTGCGTTATACCCAGAGGGATTTGTGATTGAGCAGCAGTGTATCACCCGCCAGTGGATTGCGGAGGGGTTCATTGTGACCCTGCAGAATTCAACACAGCCACAGTCTACAACAGTTGAAGAGGAGGCTGAGAAATGTTATGATGAATTGTTAGCAAGGGGCCTTCTTTTGCCAGAAAATGACTCTAGTGCTGCAGTTCGATCGAAGATGCCTCATCTTTTCAGATCATTTGCACTTCTCCAGTCTCAAGATGAAAATTTCAGCGGCAATCCCCAAGATATTGGTGATGTTTTTAAACCATGTCGCTTATCCATCACAAATGCAAGTGCAGAAGCCATCCGGTATGGAATTAAAAAGCTTAAGAGCTTGAGGACAATTCTATTGTTTGAGAGTCCACTGAGCGACAACGATATTTTCCAGAAATTCACACACCTAAGGGTTCTGGACCTTGGAAATACCCAGATTGAGTGTGTTACCAGTAGCTTAGGACGGATGACACACCTGAGATATCTTAGCTTTGCTAATACTCAAGTTAGAGAAATTCCTGGTACTATTGAGAATATGAGGATGCTGCAGTTCTTAATTCTCAAGAACTGTACTCATCTCGATTCCCTCCCTCAATCTGTTGGCCGCCTAATAAACTTGAGAAGCCTTGACATCTCAGGAGCTGGACTAAAGCGTGTGCCATTCCGATTCTCCAAGATGAGAGAACTCAACTGCCTACAAGGTTTTCTTCCAAGGTCAGCTGGTGCAGAAAATAGAAGTGGCTGGGAGTTTAAAGAACTGAGCTCCTTAACTAAGCTGACAAGCCTCCAGATACTGAAGCTAGAGAGAACACTAAATGTGGAAGATGCAAGGCAATCAGCACTGGAGGGAAAGTGTCATCTCAAAGTGCTTGAGTTATGCTGCAGCACTAACGACCAAACAATGGATATTAGTAGAGATGAGAATACAAAAAATGTTTTTGAAGGGCTGAAGCCGGGACCTTCTATTGTTTCTGTCAAGCTAGTAAACTATAATGGCCATGGATTTCCATCTTGGCTGTCTCCGTTTGCTCTACCACTGCTGCAGCGGTTAACCCTTGATGGCTGTCTTTATTGCCAATTTTTTCCATCTCTGGGCCAGATGGAAAATTTGAAGTTTCTTGCGATAACTGGTTCCAATTTGTCATCTACCATTGGCCCCGAGTTTCGTGGAACACCAGATAATGGAGTGGCATTTCCAAAACTAGAGCAGCTGCTCATGAGTAGAATGAGCAACTTGGAGTCATGGTGGGGCCTCGAAGAGGGGGATATGCCTTCACTCATTAATCTCAGGCTTGATGGATGTTCCAAGCTGGATTCACTGCCCTACTGGCTTGAGCATTGTACATCACTGACAAGCTTGCAGATAGATCATGCTGATAACCTAGAAGAAATCATGAACTTACCTGCACTTAAACAGCTTAGAGTTCAGAGGAACCCATTGCTGACAAGGATCTCAAACCTCGAGAGGCTTGAAGATTTGCATGTTCTCCATTGCTTGCGTCTGGAAGTTGTACAAGGTGTCCCTTCGTTACGCAATGTGCATTCAGATGAAAGAAATTTAACCGAACTTCCACATTGGCTGCGTCCACAAGAACCTTTCATGCTCAGGAGATTGGAGATTGTTGGCACTGAAGAGCTTCTTGACAGATGCTCCTCTGCTAGTGGCCCATACTGGTCTGTCATCCAAAATGCTGATCATGTCTATGCCAATCTGCCAGATGGTTCCTTCTACTTCTCCTTCAACAAAAGTACCAGCTACTTTCATAGAAGTGCAAGATCCCTTGCACAATCTTTGTTATACATATCACCTAGCTTCATCATGCCCGCTGTTCCACAAGCCGATGATGTGATTTTGATGGGAGAACCTGAAAGCAGAAACATGCAAATTGGTCAATCCACAAGTCCGTCATGGGTGAGGACTCAACTTTTCACAGTTCTCCTATTTGTTGTCACCATTCTGATGTACCTCATTTTGTTGGCTCACAACTCATCTAGCACCTTCATTTCCCTATGGACCTTctga